The following coding sequences are from one Lolium rigidum isolate FL_2022 chromosome 6, APGP_CSIRO_Lrig_0.1, whole genome shotgun sequence window:
- the LOC124661629 gene encoding ribosome biogenesis protein BOP1 homolog: protein MGRPDGEDNADLSSDDSPWSDTAWSEDDDDEVRHSSHSPIDFDVSSRLLFFSSSSSSTDGFVMVLRGLFELPQGSLSFEDSGEGSGLDSDDGLEEDAEAGAESDSSEDEAGPRNTVGDVPLGWYKDEDHIGYDIDGKKIKKRDREGRIDTLLRNADSDTNWRKVIDAYNDEEVQITKEEAKIISRLLKGKTPHASVDPYPDYVDWFEYDGKGHPLSNAPEPKRRFVPSKWEQKKVVKLVRAIRKGWIKFDKPKDEPDYYLLWGDDTDTADNKRQGLSYIPAPKPNLPGHEESYNPSVEYVPTQEEIDSYQLMYEEDRPKFIPRRFESLRSVPAYEKALREGFDRCLDLYLCPRTRKKRINIDPESLKPKLPSKKDLRPYPRTCYLEFKGHSGPVRSLSVEATGQWIASGSSDGTIRVWEVETGRCLKVFNVGADVHRISWNPSPDKPVLAAIVGHDLLLLNAEVGDEETQMRTKQLLHIDESAPEEDADDKKPAVRWVRHDKFDGITLIHHKAASTVEWHSKGDYFTTVVPTGESRAVLLHQLSKKHSHHPFRKLPGLPVAAVFHPTQKMFFVATKKFVQIYDLQKAEVVKKLESGLREISSISIHPGGDNVIVGSKDGKLCWFDTDLSTKPYKKLKNHSKDITNVTFHRRYPLFASSSEDCTAYVFHGMVYADLNQNPLIVPLEILRGHLSSDRRGVLDCKFHPRQPWLFTAGADSVIRLYCE from the exons ATGGGTCGCCCCGACGGAGAGGACAACGccgacctctcctccgacgactCGCCGTGGAGCGACACCGCctggtccgaagacgacgacgacgaggtccGCCACTCCTCCCACTCCCCCATCGATTTCGACGTATCATCACGCCTATTATTCTttagctcttcttcttcttcgacggatgGTTTTGTGATGGTTTTGCGTGGCTTGTTCGAGCTGCCGCAGGGCTCGCTGTCTTTCGAGGACAGCGGCGAGGGCTCCGGCCTCGACTCCGACGACGGcctggaggaggacgcggaggcggGAGCGGAGAGCGACTCCTCCGAGGACGAG GCTGGGCCGCGGAACACTGTGGGGGACGTGCCGCTAGGGTGGTACAAGGACGAGGACCACATCGGCTACGACATCGACGGGAAGAAGATCAAGAAGCGCGACAGGGAGGGACGCATCGATACGTTGCTCAGGAATGCTGACAGCGATACCAACTG GAGAAAGGTCATTGATGCCTATAATGATGAGGAGGTGCAGATTACCAAGGAAGAAGCTAAGATAATTAGTAGGTTGTTGAAGGGAAAGACTCCACATGCCAGTGTTGATCCATATCCA GATTATGTTGACTGGTTTGAATATGATGGTAAAGGTCATCCACTTTCTAACGCTCCTGAGCCAAAGAGGCGATTTGTGCCCTCGAAGTGGGAGCAAAAGAAG GTTGTTAAACTTGTTAGAGCCATTCGTAAAGGCTGGATCAAGTTTGATAAGCCAAAGGATGAGCCAGATTATTATCTCTTGTGGGGAGATGACACTGATACAGCAGACAATAAGAGGCAAGGCTTGAGCTACATCCCGGCACCTAAACCAAATTTGCCAG GTCATGAAGAGTCATATAATCCTTCTGTTGAATATGTTCCCACGCAAGAGGAAATAGATTCGTACCAACTTATGTACGAGGAGGACAGACCAAAGTTCATCCCACGACG ATTTGAATCTCTCAGAAGTGTACCTGCCTATGAGAAAGCACTTAGGGAAGGATTTGATCGGTGCCTAGATCTTTATCTATGCCCTAGAACTCGCAAAAAGCGT ATTAACATTGATCCTGAGTCACTCAAGCCGAAGTTGCCTAGCAAAAAAGATCTCAGGCCATATCCAAGAACGTGTTACCTTGAGTTCAAGGGCCATAGTGGTCCAGTGAGGTCACTGTCAGTTGAAGCAACAGGGCAATGGATAGCCTCAG GTTCATCTGATGGAACAATTCGTGTTTGGGAGGTTGAAACTGGTCGCTGTCTTAAGGTTTTCAATGTTGGCGCTGATGTCCATCGTATTTCTTGGAATCCTTCACCTGATAAGCCCGTTCTGGCTGCTATTGT TGGCCATGATCTTCTGCTTCTTAACGCTGAGGTGGGGGATGAAGAAACTCAAATGAGGACAAAGCAGCTCCTCCATATAGATGAATCAGCTCCGGAAGAAGATGCTG atGATAAGAAACCAGCTGTGAGGTGGGTGAGGCATGACAAATTTGATGGAATCACATTGATTCATCATAAG GCTGCATCAACTGTGGAGTGGCATTCAAAGGGAGACTATTTCACCACAGTTGTGCCAACTG GTGAATCAAGGGCAGTGCTGTTGCATCAGCTCTCAAAGAAGCATTCTCACCATCCTTTCCGGAAACTGCCGGGCCTCCCTGTTGCAGCAGTGTTCCATCCAACTCAAAAGATGTTCTTTGTTGCCACTaagaaatttgttcagatttatgATCTCCAAAAGGCAGAGGTAGTCAAGAAACTGGAGTCAGGTCTCCGTGAAATTTCCTCTATCTCCATCCATCCTGGTG GTGATAACGTTATCGTGGGAAGCAAAGATGGTAAATTGTGCTGGTTTGATACCGATCTATCTACGAAACCATACAAGAAGTTAAA GAACCACTCGAAGGATATAACCAATGTTACTTTCCACCGGAGATACCCTCTTTTTGCTTCATCGTCTGAGGATTGTACAGCATACGTGTTCCATGGAATGGTCTATGCTGATCTCAACCAGAACCCACTTATCGTGCCATTGGAGATTCTCCGTGGCCACTTGAGCTCAGATAGAAGAG GTGTTTTGGATTGCAAATTCCACCCAAGGCAGCCGTGGTTGTTCACTGCTGGTGCTGACTCGGTGATCAGGCTTTACTGCGAGTAG
- the LOC124661921 gene encoding eukaryotic translation initiation factor 3 subunit G-like, which produces MAAAGKIRWGELDEDDGGDLDFLLPPRVVIGPDEHGFKKTIEYRFDDDGNKVKVTTTTRVRKLARARLSKAAVERRGWAKFGDAAAGDDASARLTVVSTEEILLERPRAPGSKADEPSASGDPLAAASKGGAVLMVCRTCGKKGDHWTSKCPYKDLAPAPDSLDRPPTSDGPPTLGGSGAAKGSYVAPRLRAGAVQDAGHDMKRRNDENSVRVTNLSEDTREPDVLELFRTFGPVSRVYVAVDQRTGSSRGFGFVNFVHREDAEKAISKLNGYGYDNLILHVEWATPRPS; this is translated from the exons atggcggcggcggggaagatCCGGTGGGGCGAGctggacgaggacgacggcggcgacctcgACTTCCTGCTCCCGCCCCGCGTCGTCATCGGCCCCGACGAGCACGGGTTCAAGAAGACCATCGAGTACCGCTTCGACGACGACGGCAACAAGGTCAAGGTCACCACCACCACCCGCGTCCGCAAGCTCGCGCGCGCGCGCCTCTCCAAGGCCGCCGTCGAGCGCCGCGGCTGGGCCAAGTTcggcgacgccgccgccggcgacgacgcGTCCGCGCGACTCACCGTCGTCTCCACCGAGGAGATCCTCCTCGAGCGCCCGCGCGCCCCAG GGAGCAAGGCTGATGAACCAAGTGCGTCTGGTGATCCACTGGCAGCGGCAAGCAAGGGAGGTGCTGTTCTCATGGTTTGCAGAACCTGTGGCAAGAAGGGTGACCACTGGACCTCAAAGTGCCCCTACAAGGACCTTGCTCCTGCGCCAGATTCTCTTGACAGGCCCCCTACTTCCGATGGACCTCCAACACTGGGTGGTAGTGGTGCTGCCAAGGGATCGTACGTTGCTCCGAGGTTGAGGGCTGGTGCAGTGCAGGATGCTGGACACGACATGAAGCGCAGGAACGACGAGAACTCTGTCCGTGTTACCAATCTATCAGAGGACACCCGTGAGCCTGATGTCCTCGAGCTGTTCCGCACATTTGGCCCGGTCAGCCGCGTGTATGTTGCAGTGGATCAGAGGACTGGATCAAGCAGGGGCTTTGGCTTCGTCAACTTCGTCCACAGGGAGGATGCTGAGAAGGCTATCAGCAAGCTCAATGGGTATGGTTATGATAACCTTATCCTCCATGTGGAGTGGGCAACACCCAGGCCTAGTTAG
- the LOC124659215 gene encoding probable polygalacturonase At1g80170, translating into MDFHAAGDGSTDDAKAFAATWNATCGDSSSPTMVIPGGRTFLLSQIRLNGPCKSPVTVQLDGNIVAPNAIWTTTAANLLTFYRVNNLTVNGSGQMDGNGAIWWTCFNKKLLAFASCNNLSVKNIHLKDSPDKHMTLFRCSQVQVNNVSVRAPGKSPNTDGITMAYSDHVYISNCSIKTGDDCVSILSGTSDVNITNSACGPGHGISVGSLGGNNTTALVERITVSNCRFSKTLTGVRIKSWQGGSGKANGFLFENLNMTDVQYPIDIDQFYCPPGNCPPQDSAVAISDARFINIHGTSSNPKAIRILCSQSVQCRGIYLDNINLSCSRHTARTRATISNAYGTIAGTVKPHVQFLGA; encoded by the exons ATGGATTTCCATGCTGCTGGAGATGGCAGCACAGATGATGCAAAG GCATTCGCGGCGACATGGAACGCAACTTGCGGTGACAGCAGCTCGCCGACCATGGTCATCCCTGGAGGAAGGACGTTCTTGTTAAGCCAGATCAGGTTGAATGGACCCTGCAAGTCGCCTGTCACCGTGCAG CTGGACGGGAACATCGTGGCGCCAAACGCCAtctggacgacgacagcagcgaaccTCCTTACCTTCTACCGCGTCAACAACCTGACGGTGAATGGGAGTGGCCAGATGGACGGCAATGGCGCCATATGGTGGACTTGCTTCAACAAGAAG CTGCTGGCATTCGCAAGCTGCAACAACCTATCCGTGAAGAACATACACCTGAAGGACAGCCCTGACAAGCACATGACCTTGTTCCGGTGCAGCCAGGTGCAGGTGAACAACGTCTCCGTCAGGGCGCCAGGCAAAAGCCCTAACACGGACGGGATCACCATGGCCTACTCCGACCACGTTTATATCTCGAATTGCTCTATCAAAACCG GTGATGACTGCGTGTCGATTCTATCAGGGACCAGTGATGTTAATATCACCAACAGCGCGTGTGGGCCTGGTCATGGCATCAG TGTGGGAAGCCTTGGAGGCAACAATACGACAGCACTTGTGGAAAGGATTACAGTATCCAACTGCAGATTTTCTAAAACTTTGACTGGTGTTAGGATCAAATCGTGGCAG GGTGGCAGTGGCAAAGCAAATGGTTTCCTTTTTGAGAACCTCAACATGACTGATGTCCAATATCCTATTGATATTGACCAGTTCTATTGTCCCCCGGGAAATTGTCCGCCACAG GATAGCGCTGTGGCCATATCTGACGCCAGGTTCATCAACATCCACGGGACATCCTCCAACCCCAAAGCCATCCGGATTCTGTGCAGCCAGAGTGTGCAGTGTCGCGGCATCTATCTTGACAACATTAACCTCTCCTGCTCTCGGCATACCGCCCGAACACGAGCCACTATTTCAAATGCCTACGGAACCATTGCGGGCACGGTGAAACCACATGTACAGTTCCTAGGCGCTTGA